In Natrinema amylolyticum, the following are encoded in one genomic region:
- a CDS encoding DUF7556 family protein, translated as MVSEAASVGSRSSDTDDVVAAVDEIDGNPHLVIADIARDERWIAVTETDAAALDEWR; from the coding sequence ATGGTGTCCGAAGCAGCGTCGGTCGGAAGCCGATCGAGCGATACGGACGATGTCGTCGCGGCCGTCGACGAGATCGACGGAAACCCGCACCTTGTCATCGCCGATATCGCACGGGACGAACGCTGGATCGCCGTGACCGAGACCGATGCCGCCGCGCTCGACGAGTGGCGATGA
- a CDS encoding ERCC4 domain-containing protein, with translation MRVAVTVDDREPAGLVEAVRSHSDVTEVAVDRLSSGDLAIGSVGFERKTLRDYVTSAMGRHGSDLTDQVERMAAAYDDSYVLLEGDFAEFEALRTNVSPASIRGSMASITARQGVPVIPCTDRRQLIDFAIRLGRKHAEAPTTAQLPVGSVPSRREPTAKRMYGCIDGIGPELAATLYDRYPTVEALLEAEDEDLTRIDGIGETRAKTIRAAFRDDGTGE, from the coding sequence ATGCGCGTCGCAGTCACCGTGGATGATCGGGAGCCCGCCGGCCTCGTCGAGGCGGTCCGATCCCATTCCGACGTCACCGAGGTTGCCGTCGACCGGCTGTCCTCGGGCGATCTCGCGATCGGTTCGGTCGGATTCGAACGCAAGACGCTCCGCGACTACGTCACCAGTGCCATGGGCCGGCACGGGTCGGACCTCACGGATCAGGTCGAGCGAATGGCCGCAGCGTACGATGACTCCTACGTCTTACTCGAGGGTGACTTCGCCGAGTTCGAGGCGCTTCGAACCAACGTATCCCCGGCGTCGATCCGCGGGTCGATGGCGTCGATCACCGCCCGGCAGGGGGTGCCCGTCATCCCCTGTACGGACCGCCGGCAACTGATCGATTTCGCGATCCGACTCGGACGGAAACACGCGGAAGCGCCGACGACCGCCCAGTTACCAGTCGGTTCGGTGCCGAGTCGCCGCGAACCGACGGCAAAGCGGATGTACGGCTGTATCGACGGAATCGGCCCCGAACTCGCGGCGACGCTGTACGATCGGTATCCGACCGTCGAAGCGCTGCTCGAGGCGGAAGACGAAGACCTCACGCGGATCGACGGGATCGGCGAGACGCGGGCGAAGACGATTCGCGCTGCGTTTCGCGACGACGGAACCGGTGAGTGA
- a CDS encoding GAF domain-containing protein: MASARTLDDARLLVVAPPDTRAGLSPDALEDEVTDVTAVSTAGAALEHLETESVDCLLTAQSLPDAATTGLDLLEAVRERDPDLPVVLAPIDGDESLAGAAIDAGVTAYVPRDGTADGPAEDCRTAIERALSTGRERRDQRERARRFDAIFGDPETYSWVLEPDGTVRRANEPALEAIGAAASDVRGRPLWDLPWWRSPTDGEAAIEDAIERAAAGEVAHRELTRVRADGGGATERDGSGASNEAADPTEARAFEVTVRPVRDESGDVVSLLARATDVTDRARLERELRESEELHRVTLNNMTDTVLITDDDGEFTYVCPNVHFIFGYSDDEIHEMGAIDELLGPDLFDRDDLEEAGVLTNIECTTTDRAGREHTLLVNVREVSIQGGTTLYSCRDVTKRKRREEALTALHRTARELLYAETDREIADSIVDDATDVLDLEASAAYLFDTDENVLRPAASSPGMERLHGPTRDHRATDDSIPGHVFVDGESRFFADVHDSPSLSHPGTDLRSAAYVPLGDHGVFAVGSAEPNAFNDVSRELTDLLAATAEAALDRVERERTLRERDRELERRNQQLTRLNGVNEIIRDLDQALVRAETRDEIERAVCDRLTTADRFSFAWIGQPDAAGDRLESRAHGGESEGPPYLDGVSLSLADSSEPAVETANDRAVTVVSNVADGLRDEPWRPAALAREYQSAASVPLSYDEFTYGVLTVYADRPEAFDDMIRAVLAELGETIASAIAAVERKRALVSDARTRLEFEVADDSFVFARLARESDCVLSVDGGVRQREDGASVLATVDGASPDAVAATAETLVGVERAQVVNSGGAADSDDSEATDDTDSDETGGAILLSLSRPGLALRLADHGVVLRGIEATPSSTRVVVDVPRSVDARESADVVSTAFSAVELRSKRTVERTTPRDFRSELRERLTDRQLEVAQFAYHGDYFESPRENSGEDVADALDISPAAFYRHVRTVQRALFDIVFDEIGIPAKPSSGVE; the protein is encoded by the coding sequence ATGGCTTCCGCACGAACGCTCGACGATGCCCGACTCCTCGTCGTCGCGCCTCCCGACACGAGAGCCGGTCTGTCACCGGACGCGCTCGAGGACGAGGTGACCGACGTGACCGCAGTGTCGACCGCGGGCGCTGCGCTCGAGCACCTCGAGACCGAGTCCGTCGACTGTCTCCTGACCGCGCAGTCCCTGCCGGACGCAGCGACGACCGGACTCGACCTCCTCGAGGCGGTTCGCGAGCGCGACCCCGATCTCCCGGTCGTGCTCGCGCCGATCGACGGCGACGAGTCGCTGGCCGGCGCGGCGATCGACGCGGGCGTCACGGCGTACGTTCCGCGCGACGGCACCGCCGACGGTCCGGCTGAGGACTGCCGGACGGCGATCGAGCGGGCGCTCTCGACGGGCCGCGAGCGACGAGACCAGCGGGAGCGCGCTCGCCGATTCGACGCGATCTTCGGGGATCCGGAGACGTACTCGTGGGTGCTCGAGCCCGACGGGACCGTTCGACGGGCCAACGAACCGGCGCTCGAGGCGATCGGCGCGGCTGCGAGCGACGTACGCGGTCGGCCGTTGTGGGACCTGCCCTGGTGGCGGTCACCCACCGACGGGGAAGCGGCGATCGAGGACGCGATCGAACGGGCGGCGGCCGGCGAGGTCGCACACCGGGAACTGACGCGCGTTCGCGCCGACGGTGGCGGTGCGACCGAGCGGGACGGGAGCGGCGCTTCGAACGAGGCTGCAGATCCGACCGAGGCCCGCGCGTTCGAGGTGACCGTCCGGCCGGTCCGCGACGAGTCCGGCGACGTCGTCTCGCTGCTCGCGCGAGCGACCGACGTTACCGATCGCGCCCGGCTCGAGCGGGAGTTGCGCGAGTCCGAGGAGCTCCACCGGGTGACGCTCAACAACATGACCGATACCGTCCTCATCACCGACGACGACGGCGAGTTCACCTACGTCTGTCCGAACGTCCACTTCATCTTCGGCTATTCGGACGACGAGATCCACGAGATGGGGGCGATCGACGAGCTGCTCGGCCCGGATCTCTTCGATCGCGACGACCTCGAGGAGGCGGGCGTGCTCACCAACATCGAGTGTACGACGACCGACCGGGCGGGCCGCGAGCACACGCTGCTGGTCAACGTTCGCGAGGTCTCGATTCAGGGCGGGACGACCCTCTACAGCTGTCGGGACGTGACGAAGCGAAAGCGCCGCGAGGAGGCGCTGACGGCGCTCCACCGGACTGCCCGCGAGCTCCTGTACGCCGAAACCGATCGCGAGATCGCCGACAGTATCGTCGACGACGCGACGGACGTTCTCGATCTCGAGGCGAGCGCCGCGTACCTGTTCGACACGGACGAGAACGTGTTACGACCCGCCGCGTCCTCGCCGGGGATGGAGCGGCTACACGGCCCGACCCGCGACCACCGGGCGACGGACGATAGCATTCCGGGGCACGTCTTCGTCGACGGCGAGAGCCGGTTCTTCGCGGACGTTCACGACTCCCCGTCGCTCTCCCATCCCGGGACGGACCTGCGAAGCGCCGCGTACGTCCCGCTCGGCGATCACGGCGTCTTCGCGGTCGGATCCGCGGAGCCGAACGCGTTCAACGACGTCTCCCGGGAACTGACCGACCTGCTCGCGGCGACCGCGGAGGCCGCGCTCGATCGGGTCGAACGGGAGCGGACGCTGCGCGAGCGGGACCGCGAACTCGAGCGCCGGAATCAACAGCTCACTCGCCTCAACGGAGTCAACGAGATCATCAGGGACCTCGATCAGGCGCTGGTCCGCGCGGAGACCCGCGACGAGATCGAACGCGCCGTCTGCGATCGGCTCACGACTGCCGACCGGTTCTCGTTCGCGTGGATCGGCCAGCCCGACGCCGCCGGTGACCGCCTCGAGTCGCGCGCTCACGGGGGCGAATCCGAGGGCCCGCCGTATCTCGACGGCGTGTCGCTCTCGCTCGCCGACTCGAGCGAACCCGCGGTCGAGACGGCGAACGACCGGGCGGTGACCGTCGTCTCGAACGTCGCCGACGGACTCCGCGACGAGCCGTGGCGGCCGGCGGCACTGGCCCGCGAGTATCAATCCGCCGCGAGCGTCCCGTTGTCCTACGACGAGTTCACGTACGGCGTACTGACCGTCTACGCCGACCGACCCGAGGCGTTCGACGACATGATCCGCGCCGTCCTCGCGGAACTCGGCGAGACGATCGCCTCGGCGATCGCCGCGGTCGAGCGCAAGCGCGCACTGGTCTCCGACGCGAGGACGCGACTCGAGTTCGAGGTGGCCGACGACTCGTTCGTCTTCGCTCGGCTCGCTCGCGAGAGCGATTGCGTGCTCTCCGTCGACGGAGGCGTTCGACAGCGCGAGGACGGCGCATCAGTGCTCGCGACCGTCGACGGTGCGTCGCCGGACGCCGTCGCGGCGACGGCCGAAACACTCGTCGGCGTCGAGCGTGCCCAGGTCGTCAACAGCGGCGGAGCCGCCGACAGTGACGACAGCGAGGCGACAGACGACACTGATAGCGACGAGACCGGCGGTGCGATCCTCTTGTCCCTTTCGCGGCCGGGTCTCGCTCTCCGACTCGCGGACCACGGCGTGGTGTTGCGAGGCATCGAGGCGACCCCCTCGAGCACTCGCGTCGTGGTCGACGTTCCGCGATCCGTCGACGCGAGGGAGAGCGCCGACGTCGTCTCGACGGCGTTTTCGGCCGTCGAACTGCGGTCGAAACGGACCGTCGAGCGGACGACACCGCGGGACTTCCGCTCGGAACTGCGCGAGCGACTCACCGACCGCCAGCTCGAAGTCGCCCAGTTCGCGTACCACGGCGACTACTTCGAATCGCCGCGCGAGAATTCGGGCGAAGACGTCGCCGATGCGCTCGATATTTCGCCGGCGGCGTTCTACCGACACGTCCGAACCGTCCAGCGGGCGCTCTTCGATATCGTGTTCGACGAGATCGGGATACCGGCAAAGCCGTCATCGGGGGTTGAATAG
- a CDS encoding rubrerythrin-like domain-containing protein, with protein sequence MNQKDAELDTQTESTYECFDCGTVVRAAAPDACPECGAEMRNRRTPIE encoded by the coding sequence ATGAACCAGAAAGACGCGGAACTCGATACGCAGACGGAATCGACCTACGAATGCTTCGATTGCGGAACCGTCGTCCGTGCGGCGGCGCCGGACGCCTGTCCCGAGTGCGGTGCCGAGATGCGGAATCGACGCACACCGATCGAGTGA
- the gdhB gene encoding glutamate dehydrogenase GdhB, with protein sequence MSSQERSSTPTREATAASTDPETALETARRQLDRVAAQLDVDDAVIERLEHPAAVHEVTVPLERDDGSVEVFTGYRAQHDSVRGPYKGGLRYHPDVTRDECVGLSMWMSWKCAVMDLPFGGAKGGIVVEPKSLSDDEKERLTRRFAQEIRDVIGPNTDIPAPDMGTDPQTMAWLMDAYSMQEGETIPGVVTGKPPVVGGSYGREEAPGRSVAIVTRETCEYYDYPLAETTVAVQGFGSVGANAARLLAEWGATVVAVSDVNGAVYDPDGIDVADIPSHDEEPEAVTEFATSVGDGTDGVRRLSNDDLLELDVDVLVPAAVGNVITADNADAIAADIVVEGANGPTTFAADTILAERGIRVIPDILANAGGVTVSYFEWLQDINRRAWSLERVNEELESEMVTAWTALKDEVEERNVTWRDAAYAVALDRIAEAHEMRGLWP encoded by the coding sequence ATGTCCTCTCAGGAACGTTCGTCGACGCCGACCCGGGAAGCGACGGCCGCATCGACCGATCCGGAGACTGCACTCGAGACCGCGCGCCGACAGCTCGACCGCGTCGCCGCCCAGTTAGACGTCGACGACGCCGTCATCGAGCGCCTCGAGCATCCCGCAGCGGTCCACGAGGTGACCGTCCCCCTCGAGCGCGACGACGGGAGCGTCGAGGTCTTCACCGGCTACAGGGCCCAGCACGACAGCGTCCGCGGCCCCTACAAGGGCGGGCTGCGGTACCATCCCGACGTGACCCGCGACGAGTGCGTCGGCCTGTCGATGTGGATGTCCTGGAAGTGTGCGGTGATGGACCTCCCCTTCGGCGGCGCGAAAGGCGGCATCGTCGTCGAGCCCAAGTCGTTGAGCGACGACGAGAAAGAACGGCTCACGCGTCGGTTCGCACAGGAGATCCGCGACGTGATCGGGCCGAACACTGACATCCCCGCGCCGGATATGGGCACCGACCCGCAGACGATGGCGTGGCTGATGGACGCCTACAGCATGCAGGAGGGCGAAACGATTCCCGGCGTCGTCACCGGCAAGCCGCCGGTCGTCGGCGGCAGCTACGGCCGGGAGGAAGCGCCGGGTCGGAGCGTCGCCATCGTCACGCGGGAGACCTGCGAGTACTACGACTACCCGCTCGCCGAGACGACCGTCGCCGTCCAGGGCTTCGGCAGCGTCGGCGCGAACGCCGCCCGCCTGCTCGCGGAGTGGGGCGCGACCGTCGTCGCCGTCTCAGACGTCAACGGCGCGGTCTACGACCCCGACGGGATCGACGTCGCCGACATTCCCTCTCACGACGAGGAACCGGAAGCGGTGACCGAGTTCGCGACCAGCGTCGGAGACGGCACTGACGGCGTGCGCCGGCTCTCGAACGACGACCTCCTCGAGTTAGACGTCGACGTCCTCGTTCCGGCCGCGGTCGGCAACGTCATCACCGCTGACAACGCCGACGCGATCGCCGCCGATATCGTCGTCGAGGGCGCGAACGGTCCGACGACGTTCGCCGCCGACACCATCTTAGCGGAACGCGGGATTCGCGTGATCCCGGACATCCTCGCGAACGCGGGCGGCGTCACGGTCAGCTACTTCGAGTGGCTCCAGGACATCAACCGCCGCGCGTGGTCCCTCGAGCGGGTCAACGAGGAACTCGAGTCCGAGATGGTGACGGCCTGGACCGCGCTGAAAGACGAGGTCGAAGAGCGGAACGTGACGTGGCGCGATGCTGCGTACGCGGTCGCGCTCGATCGAATCGCCGAGGCACACGAGATGCGCGGCCTCTGGCCGTAA
- a CDS encoding cold-shock protein, which translates to MANGNVDFFNDTGGYGFISTDDGDLDDDEDVFFHMEDVGGEDLTEGTEVEFDIESSPKGPRAANVVRQ; encoded by the coding sequence ATGGCAAACGGTAACGTTGATTTCTTCAACGACACAGGCGGCTACGGTTTCATTTCGACTGACGACGGCGACCTCGACGACGACGAAGACGTCTTCTTCCACATGGAGGACGTCGGCGGCGAGGACCTCACGGAAGGTACTGAGGTCGAGTTCGACATCGAGTCCTCGCCGAAGGGACCTCGCGCGGCGAACGTCGTCCGGCAGTAA
- a CDS encoding phosphoribosyltransferase, which yields MFDDRTDAGERLAAELEARDFAVDVVLGIPRGALPVARPVADALDADLDVVVARKMGAPQNPELALGAVASDGSVWYNDDLIDRVNASEEYLEEVRAEEADNAREKADRYRDTDDLPDLQGQRVLLVDDGVATGATATACLRQVQDTGADWVGLAIPVGSPRAVDDLEREADAVIALETPADFRAVGQFYRTFGQVSDEEALEYLDRES from the coding sequence ATGTTCGACGACAGAACCGACGCGGGCGAACGCCTCGCAGCGGAACTCGAGGCCCGTGACTTCGCGGTCGACGTCGTCCTCGGGATTCCCCGCGGCGCCCTGCCCGTCGCGCGGCCGGTCGCCGACGCGCTCGACGCCGACCTCGACGTCGTCGTCGCACGGAAAATGGGGGCACCACAGAACCCCGAGTTGGCGCTCGGCGCAGTCGCGAGCGACGGGAGCGTCTGGTACAACGACGATCTGATCGATCGGGTGAACGCTTCCGAGGAGTATCTCGAGGAGGTCCGGGCCGAGGAAGCCGACAACGCGCGCGAGAAGGCGGACCGATACCGCGACACGGACGACCTGCCCGACCTGCAGGGACAGCGAGTCCTGCTCGTCGACGACGGCGTCGCGACCGGCGCGACCGCGACGGCCTGCCTCCGACAGGTCCAGGACACCGGGGCCGACTGGGTCGGCCTGGCCATCCCCGTGGGCTCACCGCGGGCCGTCGACGACTTGGAGCGGGAGGCCGACGCGGTGATCGCCCTCGAGACGCCCGCCGACTTCCGCGCCGTCGGCCAGTTCTACCGGACCTTCGGTCAGGTGAGCGACGAGGAGGCGCTCGAGTACCTGGATCGAGAATCGTGA
- a CDS encoding NAD(P)H-hydrate dehydratase, which translates to MGRLQQTLSNVSDETGLDNGRVGIVGGSVAYPNQPALVGRAALRTGSDHVRAFVCEPIYEIVATHSPDLLVDRHGQEEFYDGAIERTLEVSEWADAFVIGPGLVDAEPDAVREAVDRIEIPIVVDALAIEPALEADLSNAILTPSGAEDDPIYEAYGSLETFSEETGAVITLTGDVDEIVAEGERIENETGTSALTVAGTGDTMAGIMASLLGQGMDRREAAELGTWVLGKTGELATAEYGPGVVATDVIERIPKAIR; encoded by the coding sequence ATGGGACGGCTCCAGCAAACGCTCTCGAACGTCAGCGACGAGACGGGACTCGACAACGGTCGCGTCGGAATCGTCGGCGGGAGCGTCGCGTATCCGAACCAGCCGGCGCTCGTCGGACGAGCCGCGCTCCGGACCGGCTCCGATCACGTCCGGGCGTTCGTCTGCGAACCGATTTACGAGATCGTCGCGACTCACTCGCCGGACCTGCTCGTCGACCGCCACGGCCAGGAGGAGTTCTACGACGGCGCGATCGAACGCACGCTGGAAGTCAGCGAGTGGGCCGACGCGTTCGTGATCGGTCCCGGTCTCGTCGACGCCGAGCCCGATGCAGTGCGCGAGGCGGTCGATCGCATCGAGATTCCGATCGTCGTCGACGCGCTGGCGATCGAACCCGCGCTCGAGGCGGACCTCTCGAACGCCATCCTGACGCCCAGCGGTGCCGAGGACGACCCGATCTACGAGGCCTACGGCTCGCTCGAGACGTTTTCGGAGGAGACGGGCGCGGTCATCACGCTCACGGGCGACGTCGACGAGATCGTCGCCGAGGGCGAGCGGATCGAAAACGAGACGGGAACGTCGGCGTTGACCGTCGCCGGAACCGGGGACACGATGGCCGGCATCATGGCCTCGCTGCTCGGCCAGGGGATGGATCGCCGCGAGGCCGCCGAACTCGGCACGTGGGTCCTCGGCAAGACCGGCGAACTCGCGACGGCCGAGTACGGCCCCGGCGTCGTCGCGACCGACGTCATCGAGCGGATTCCGAAGGCGATCCGCTAG
- a CDS encoding class I SAM-dependent methyltransferase, translating to MADCKSRRTMGERRIEHPLFAALYDRFMPDRFLIGPHREYLAADLSGRVLDLGAGTGAMIPYAADAGDADLEYHAVEPDPNMRRRAAGTAERSDVQVHLRDARAESLPYADDAFDAVLSSLVFCTIGDPDAALEEVARVLKPGGELRFLEHVRNDGWRARAQDRLNPVWERAAGGCQLNRETVERFVGHDAFDVLELERVSVGVFPVTPIVRGRLRRRRDPSLSIDQ from the coding sequence ATGGCAGACTGCAAGTCACGGCGCACGATGGGCGAGCGGCGGATCGAACACCCACTGTTTGCAGCCCTCTACGACCGGTTCATGCCGGACCGGTTCCTCATCGGTCCGCACCGGGAATACCTCGCGGCCGACCTCTCCGGGCGCGTCCTCGACCTCGGCGCGGGCACCGGCGCGATGATTCCCTACGCGGCCGACGCCGGCGATGCCGACCTCGAGTACCACGCGGTCGAGCCGGATCCGAACATGCGACGCCGGGCGGCCGGGACGGCCGAGCGATCCGACGTGCAGGTCCACCTCCGCGACGCTCGCGCCGAGTCGCTGCCGTACGCCGACGACGCCTTCGACGCGGTGCTCTCGAGTCTGGTCTTCTGTACCATCGGCGACCCCGACGCGGCGCTCGAGGAGGTCGCCCGCGTCCTGAAACCCGGCGGCGAACTGCGATTCCTCGAGCACGTCCGAAACGACGGCTGGCGCGCGCGGGCACAGGACCGCCTGAATCCGGTGTGGGAACGTGCTGCGGGCGGCTGCCAGTTGAACCGCGAGACGGTCGAGCGGTTCGTCGGACACGACGCGTTCGACGTCCTCGAGCTGGAGCGAGTCAGCGTCGGGGTGTTTCCGGTGACGCCGATCGTTCGCGGGCGACTTCGACGCCGACGGGATCCGTCGCTCTCGATCGACCAGTGA
- a CDS encoding pyridoxal-phosphate-dependent aminotransferase family protein → MPDDRLRMTPGPTEVPAAVRERMSESTPNPDVEPEFFAFYRDLTSELEAIYGGDDIAILGGEGILGLEAAIASLVEPGDRVLCISNGLYGEGFADFVEMYDGEAVLCDAPWREPLDLDAIESELEDGSFDVATMVHCETPTGVLNDIEPVLEVLEDHDVISVVDAVSSLGGVPVPTETIDVCLGASQKCFSAPPGLTVCSVSDRAWRKIESFETESLYTDLEPWRDAADEEWFPYTHLSSNLYGLDTAIDLLLEEGLGDVFERHEAAATRCRERAAELGLSVYPDDARSSPTVTALEVPGRATALQQTLADEHDIVLATGLGDLEADVLRIGHMGHNARLERVDRTMDALEAVLSVRD, encoded by the coding sequence ATGCCCGACGATCGACTGCGCATGACGCCCGGTCCGACCGAGGTGCCGGCGGCCGTCCGCGAGCGGATGAGCGAATCGACGCCGAACCCCGACGTCGAGCCCGAGTTCTTCGCGTTCTATCGCGACCTCACGAGCGAACTCGAGGCGATCTACGGCGGCGACGATATCGCGATCCTCGGCGGCGAGGGCATCCTCGGGCTCGAGGCCGCCATCGCGTCGCTGGTCGAACCCGGCGACCGGGTGCTGTGCATCTCGAACGGGCTCTACGGTGAGGGGTTCGCCGACTTCGTCGAGATGTACGACGGCGAAGCGGTGCTCTGTGACGCGCCGTGGCGGGAGCCCCTCGATCTCGATGCGATCGAGTCCGAACTCGAGGACGGGTCGTTCGACGTGGCGACGATGGTCCACTGCGAGACACCGACGGGCGTCCTGAACGACATCGAACCGGTCCTCGAGGTGCTCGAGGACCACGACGTCATCAGCGTCGTCGACGCGGTCTCTTCGCTCGGCGGGGTTCCGGTCCCGACCGAAACGATCGACGTCTGTCTCGGCGCCTCCCAGAAGTGTTTCAGCGCGCCGCCGGGGCTGACCGTCTGCTCGGTTAGTGACCGCGCCTGGCGAAAGATCGAGTCGTTCGAGACCGAGAGTCTGTACACCGACCTCGAGCCGTGGCGCGACGCCGCCGACGAGGAGTGGTTCCCCTACACCCACCTGTCGTCGAACCTGTACGGACTCGACACCGCGATCGACCTGCTGCTCGAGGAGGGGCTCGGAGACGTCTTCGAGCGCCACGAGGCGGCCGCGACTCGGTGTCGCGAGCGTGCGGCCGAACTCGGGCTCTCCGTCTACCCCGACGACGCGCGGTCGTCACCGACCGTGACGGCGCTCGAGGTCCCCGGCCGAGCGACGGCCCTCCAGCAGACCCTAGCCGACGAGCACGATATCGTCCTCGCGACCGGCCTCGGCGACCTCGAAGCCGACGTGCTCCGAATCGGCCACATGGGCCACAACGCGCGCCTCGAGCGCGTCGACCGGACGATGGACGCGCTCGAGGCCGTCCTCTCGGTCCGAGACTGA
- a CDS encoding carbon starvation CstA family protein, translated as MTQIIWIIAAVLVTFTVGYVGYSQYLTQFVELDEEAETPAHKYEDGQEYVPSKKPVLLGHHYSSIAGGAPIVGPITAGAIWGWVPALLWIALGNPLMGAVHDFVSLSGSLRHEGKSIGYMIGEYVGKGGKNMLLWFAFLTIMLVVAVFALVVGIVFNAYPQVVTASLLYIGLALVFGVYLYQFNGPFIPGTILFVGGVFAAVWVGLEYPLALFAGDYPAGTIVLLGGAGDWVPGAAALGGNTAGWIPVVMIYAAIASALPVWVLLQPRDYLSSFLLYTGVGGAIVAIIVGTLLGTSSSPLVIDSSIGAFEGFWGVEGAGLAPLFPLLFITIACGTISGFHSLVSSGTTAKQLDNETDARLIGYGGMLGEGLLAAVALSTLAVAGFADPAGGIGAALPNFAEGGGIILTSLGISETVGAVFMALVLCSFLLTSTDTAVRLGRYMMEELVGTPAGRTDTGLNLDPRSIARGRYTNPIVQIVPAYLLVVSGQWVVLWQLFGGANQLLAALALLTATVWLANWDDNKQLISTGVPMAIMVTITILGLSILVFYENLYLNLIQGGAETFGAQISAVVQMALGLVLIGLALALVRLGYRNIQTVRSGPERPAAEPGDD; from the coding sequence ATGACACAGATAATCTGGATCATCGCGGCAGTACTGGTCACCTTTACCGTCGGCTACGTGGGGTACTCGCAGTACCTCACGCAGTTCGTCGAACTCGACGAGGAGGCGGAAACACCGGCCCACAAATACGAGGACGGACAGGAGTACGTCCCCTCGAAGAAACCGGTCCTGTTGGGTCACCACTACTCGAGTATCGCGGGTGGGGCCCCGATCGTGGGACCGATCACGGCCGGTGCCATCTGGGGGTGGGTGCCCGCGTTGCTGTGGATCGCACTCGGAAACCCGCTGATGGGTGCCGTTCACGACTTCGTCTCGCTGTCGGGGAGTCTCCGTCACGAGGGGAAGTCGATCGGCTATATGATCGGTGAGTACGTCGGAAAGGGCGGCAAAAACATGCTGTTGTGGTTCGCGTTCCTGACGATCATGTTGGTCGTGGCAGTGTTCGCACTGGTCGTGGGAATCGTCTTCAACGCGTATCCACAGGTGGTAACGGCGTCCCTGCTCTACATCGGGCTGGCACTGGTGTTCGGCGTCTACCTCTACCAGTTCAACGGCCCGTTCATCCCCGGGACGATCCTGTTCGTCGGGGGCGTCTTCGCGGCCGTCTGGGTGGGGCTCGAGTACCCGCTGGCGCTGTTCGCCGGCGACTACCCGGCCGGGACGATCGTGCTGCTCGGCGGTGCCGGCGACTGGGTGCCGGGAGCGGCCGCGCTCGGCGGTAACACAGCGGGATGGATTCCGGTCGTCATGATCTACGCCGCGATCGCGAGTGCACTCCCCGTGTGGGTGTTGCTCCAACCGCGCGACTACCTGTCGTCGTTCCTGCTGTACACCGGTGTCGGTGGGGCGATCGTCGCAATCATCGTCGGAACGCTCCTCGGAACGTCGTCCAGTCCGCTGGTCATCGACAGTTCCATCGGCGCGTTCGAAGGGTTCTGGGGCGTCGAAGGTGCCGGATTAGCACCGCTGTTCCCGCTCCTGTTCATTACGATCGCCTGCGGGACGATCAGCGGATTCCACTCGCTCGTGTCCTCCGGGACGACCGCCAAACAACTCGACAACGAGACCGACGCCCGCTTGATCGGATACGGGGGGATGCTCGGTGAAGGGCTCCTCGCGGCGGTCGCGCTCTCGACGCTCGCGGTGGCTGGCTTCGCCGACCCCGCGGGCGGGATCGGTGCCGCACTGCCGAACTTCGCCGAAGGCGGCGGTATCATCCTGACGAGCCTCGGTATTTCCGAGACCGTCGGCGCCGTGTTCATGGCGCTCGTCCTCTGTAGCTTCCTGCTCACGTCGACCGACACGGCCGTCCGTCTCGGTCGGTACATGATGGAAGAGCTCGTCGGCACGCCGGCAGGGCGCACCGATACGGGGCTGAACCTCGATCCGCGCTCGATCGCACGCGGTCGGTACACGAACCCGATCGTCCAGATCGTTCCCGCGTACCTGCTCGTCGTCTCCGGCCAGTGGGTCGTCCTCTGGCAGCTGTTCGGCGGCGCGAACCAGCTGCTCGCGGCGCTGGCGCTGCTCACCGCGACCGTTTGGCTCGCCAACTGGGACGACAACAAACAGCTCATCTCGACCGGCGTCCCGATGGCGATCATGGTCACGATCACTATCCTCGGGCTGTCGATTCTGGTGTTCTACGAGAACCTCTACCTGAACCTGATTCAGGGTGGCGCTGAGACCTTCGGTGCACAGATCTCCGCAGTCGTGCAGATGGCTCTCGGTCTCGTCCTCATCGGCCTGGCGCTCGCGCTCGTCAGGCTGGGATACAGGAACATTCAGACCGTCCGCAGTGGACCCGAGCGGCCTGCGGCCGAACCGGGCGACGACTAA